Proteins from a genomic interval of Danio rerio strain Tuebingen ecotype United States chromosome 4, GRCz12tu, whole genome shotgun sequence:
- the LOC108183884 gene encoding uncharacterized protein gives MFHLFFSGELIGVQYLFQQTGQALQNMNPDCEQTAELIEDLNVDEREEDEGFCDISEDHTIVNPEAALSPSFLLRSGSSTAVTSSVASLPVSTCPALVPDPPAQPEEPISPVPLEPEEATEDDDENNDDDDDDDGDEETAVDYQNIPGFQHVDRLAEYLVELRTHKSLSLTNQEANEIIGLWQSLHDQDKKRVVYAARHQKRLLSGRFKTPKKPTHTPGMESTTRCVLGASSAPAQWPDCCRLVETIY, from the exons atgtttcatttatttttttcaggtgaGCTCATTGGAGTGCAGTATCTGTTCCAGCAGACTGGTCAGGCACTGCAGAACATGAACCCAGACTGTGAGCAGACTGCTGAGCTCATTGAGGATCTCAATGTGGATGAGCGAGAAGAAGATGAGGGCTTCTGTGACATCAGTGAGGATCACACTATTGTTAATCCGGAGGCTGCTCTGTCACCATCCTTCTTATTGAGATCGGGTTCCTCCACTGCAGTCACCAGCAGTGTCGCTTCTTTGCCAGTCTCCACATGCCCTGCACTGGTCCCTGACCCACCTGCGCAGCCTGAAGAACCAATTTCACCTGTGCCCTTAGAGCCAGAAGAGGCTACGGAAGATGATGAcgaaaataatgatgatgacgacgatgatgatggtgatgaagagacT GCTGTTGACTACCAAAATATTCCGGGCTTCCAGCATGTGGACAGGctggctgaatatctggttgaGCTTCGGACCCACAAAAGCCTCAGCCTCACCAACCAGGAGGCCAACGAGATTATTGGTCTTTGGCAAAGCCTGCATGACCAAGACAAGAAGCGGGTGGTGTATGCAGCTCGACACCAGAAGCGACTGCTGAGTGGGCGATTTAAAACACCCAAGAAGCCCACTCACACCCCTGGCATGGAGAGCACTACCAGATGTGTGCTGGGTGCAAGCAGTGCTCCTGCTCAGTGGCCTGACTGTTGCCGTCTTGTGGAGACCATCTATTAG